TGCGAGCTGGCCTGAGAAGACCTTCTTCTCGACCTGCTGAAAATTGAGCAGGCTGACGGTCTGTTCCTGAAGTTCGTCGACGCCGGCGTTCCCGCGTTCCGACGCAGGTTCGAGCACCGTTGCCGTGGCGGACTGGACGGCAAACGTATTGTGCAAACCCGACAGGATGCGTCCGAGGACGATGGCCGCGGGATGCGGGTTCACAAAATATCCCTGCGGCCGCAGCAATCGCGAATCGGAAATTCCCTGCAGATAAAGCGTTCCGGCGTGGCCGGTCTGCGTGAGGTCGATCGTCAGGGCGGGAAACTTCGCGCCGCTCGCGATGTAGGACTGCATGATTTCCGTACTGCACGCGAAGAAAGCGATATCGACATCTTCGAACGCATTCGGTGAGATCACCTGGGTGATCTGAATGTCCCCGGCGAACTCCCGCAGCAGTCCGGCGTACTCCTCGGTTTCAAGCAGCGTCAGCTTGCCGACAGGCAGCCCCCGGGACTCGAGCACGTCCTGGAGTTCTTTTCCCAAAAGCGATGTCGATCCCACAATGGCCACATTGGGGGACTTACGGAGGCGTTGCGCGTTCATAAGAGCTAAAGCTTAATTTTTGATGTTACCATGCGCGGGTTCGGAAGGCGTTACATTGGCGGGC
This region of Terriglobia bacterium genomic DNA includes:
- a CDS encoding Asd/ArgC dimerization domain-containing protein; this translates as MNAQRLRKSPNVAIVGSTSLLGKELQDVLESRGLPVGKLTLLETEEYAGLLREFAGDIQITQVISPNAFEDVDIAFFACSTEIMQSYIASGAKFPALTIDLTQTGHAGTLYLQGISDSRLLRPQGYFVNPHPAAIVLGRILSGLHNTFAVQSATATVLEPASERGNAGVDELQEQTVSLLNFQQVEKKVFSGQLAFNILPEAEASSRTESRILEQLEVILGKTVPKPAISALQVPVFHSHTFSITVDLLALPPVEDVLTHFKHGKEFSLSEAAGGPSPVTVIGSDKIHIGRVRASGTGHYAIFAVADNLRIAASNAAQMAEHIMLAPPFDA